One Pecten maximus chromosome 7, xPecMax1.1, whole genome shotgun sequence genomic window carries:
- the LOC117331554 gene encoding uncharacterized protein LOC117331554: protein MSSIPTCPRDDNQRLVCRQHASTTCMSLHYGLHQDCVMADGWLTCLDVTMTSNNRKVCSENYGVHNNSVWVQDGCEASFEACYVTDISGSRLRQRTLECRNLDDTYKMCEVEGAKLVKDVELKYELPSHGPCSKGISYGIFNNSMWIHSGCNGIFDIQYYEAKSSSPGGTLAPTPEPVPSTTPAPTPAPTPKHTTPYVKYPFDPETPRPPYRPTPTPGLSSTTQATGATPFQGRDNLVPITVAVFMGIFVALLLILFAVLWICRRNTVVKRHLGDPGTNEKSTRDSDELSNAYEEIAPVLELSRYEKSREEDPFLATKSNNLNMEHNNNPPLPPNNYFILEPHTPDPPTPRGSTISSSSHGYYKVDPGAPPLMAPPLTALSQAGAPPYYGAPPLPDPNVQPYAQTMLQLDHMSKPFVRNIPTAPIRTDDAGSIHFSSGETQFVNYNTNPSTFTPIPQYPSLHRHSSRTSGSTDSGYEKIEDHWSDPRRSSSAGTPDRLGHSSTPDRLSSDRHSHSTTPDRLSHSSTLERHCHSSTPDRLLLGDSRHKQIPGPYTSFDNHTHC, encoded by the exons AACGACTCGTGTGTCGCCAACATGCCAGCACGACATGTATGTCCCTACACTACGGTCTTCACCAGGACTGTGTCATGGCCGACGGCTGGCTGACCTGCCTAGATGTGACAATGACAAGTAATAACAGAAAAGTCTGCTCCGAAAACTATGGCGTCCATAACAATTCTGTCTGGGTACAAGATGGTTGCGAGGCCAGCTTCGAGGCCTGCTATGTCACAG ATATATCCGGGTCTCGCCTTCGACAGAGGACACTAGAGTGTCGGAACTTGGATGATACTTATAAAATGTGTGAGGTAGAGGGCGCTAAGCTCGTCAAGGATGTGGAATTAAAATATGAACTACCGTCTCACGGTCCGTGTTCCAAAGGAATAAGTTATGGAATATTCAACAATTCTATGTGGATCCATTCAGGGTGCAATGGGATATTTGACATTCAATATTACGAAG CAAAATCTTCGTCACCGGGTGGGACGCTCGCCCCAACCCCTGAACCCGTCCCTTCTACAACTCCTGCCCCTACACCAGCGCCAACACCAAAGCATACCACGCCTTATGTGAAGTATCCGTTTGACCCGGAAACTCCTCGGCCTCCATATCGCCCTACCCCCACTCCGGGGCTCAGTAGCACCACCCAGGCGACGGGTGCCACGCCCTTCCAGGGCCGTGACAATCTTGTTCCTATTACAGTGGCTGTATTTATGGGTATTTTTGTTGCCCTCTTGCTCATTCTGTTTGCGGTTTTGTGGATCTGTCGGCGAAATACTGTTGT TAAGCGCCATCTAGGTGACCCAGGTACCAATGAGAAATCCACACGTGACAGTGACGAACTCTCG AATGCCTACGAAGAAATCGCCCCTGTGTTAGAACTGTCCCGATATGAGAAGTCTAGAGAGGAGGATCCCTTCTTGGCGACAAAGTCGAACAATTTAAATATGGAACACAATAATAATCCTCCATTACCACCAAACAACTATTTTATTCTGGAGCCCCACACACCGGATCCTCCCACCCCTCGGGGATCAACTATAAGCTCGTCCAGCCATGGCTACTATAAAGTGGATCCTGGAGCCCCGCCCCTTATGGCTCCGCCCCTAACGGCCCTTTCTCAGGCTGGGGCCCCGCCTTATTATGGCGCGCCACCACTTCCGGACCCTAATGTGCAGCCATACGCTCAGACAATGCTTCAGCTGGACCACATGTCCAAGCCTTTTGTGAGAAACATACCTACAGCTCCGATAAGGACGGACGACGCAGGCTCTATACATTTTTCTTCTGGCGAAACACAATTTGTGAATTATAACACGAACCCGTCAACCTTTACCCCTATTCCACAATATCCGTCCCTCCACCGCCACAGTTCCCGGACGAGTGGTAGTACGGACAGTGGTTATGAGAAGATCGAGGATCATTGGAGTGACCCCAGGCGGTCAAGCAGTGCGGGGACACCGGACAGACTTGGACATTCGTCTACCCCGGACAGACTTTCGTCTGACCGACACAGTCACTCCACAACTCCCGATAGACTTAGCCACTCCTCCACCTTGGAGCGACATTGTCACTCCTCGACTCCGGATAGACTTTTGTTGGGTGATTCGCGACACAAACAAATTCCTGGTCCGTACACCAGTTTTGATAACCACACACACTGTTAA